One part of the Spirochaetota bacterium genome encodes these proteins:
- the thiE gene encoding thiamine phosphate synthase, with the protein MKRKFNSLLYLVTDRQLVKKPIEVVVEEAIKGGVDCVQLREKNIDTREFVEIAQTIKYITDRYNVPLIINDRIDVALAVQAYGVHLGQDDMPLKIARKIVPHAMVIGISVSTVNEAIEAEKDGADYIGAGSVFPTSTKDDISGIIGLEGLQEIKNAVNVPVIAIGGIQIHNAGDVIQHGADGIAVVSAIVASDEPYQAAKTLKEIICSSKCV; encoded by the coding sequence ATGAAAAGAAAGTTTAATAGCTTGTTGTATCTTGTAACCGATAGGCAGCTTGTAAAAAAGCCTATAGAAGTAGTCGTTGAAGAAGCAATAAAAGGCGGAGTTGATTGTGTGCAATTACGTGAAAAAAATATAGACACCAGAGAATTTGTTGAAATAGCGCAAACAATTAAATACATTACCGACAGATACAATGTTCCTTTAATAATAAATGATAGAATTGATGTGGCGCTGGCAGTACAGGCGTATGGTGTTCATTTAGGGCAGGATGATATGCCACTAAAAATTGCACGGAAGATAGTACCACATGCAATGGTCATTGGGATCTCGGTTTCAACAGTAAACGAAGCTATAGAAGCTGAAAAGGATGGGGCAGATTATATTGGTGCAGGCTCAGTATTTCCTACTTCAACCAAGGATGATATATCAGGGATTATTGGTTTAGAGGGGTTACAGGAAATTAAAAACGCAGTGAATGTTCCTGTCATTGCAATTGGTGGCATCCAGATTCACAATGCTGGAGATGTTATACAGCATGGTGCAGATGGAATAGCGGTAGTTTCAGCTATTGTTGCGTCGGATGAGCCATATCAGGCAGCTAAAACTTTAAAGGAAATCATTTGTTCATCTAAATGCGTTTAA